The window AAAGTTGATCATCGTTCTATGGTGGGTCAATTCCGTCCCATAGCTCTGTGCAATGTGATTTACAAGTGTATTACCAAGATTATTGCCAATCGTATGAAATTTTTTCTGGGAGATTTAGTGGATGATGTTCAGAATGCCTTCATCCCGAGTCGACGTATATCATTGATAACATCTTGCTTACTCAAGAGATCATGAAAAATTATCATAGAAGTGTGGGAACTCCAAGATGTGCGATGAAGGTAGATATTAAAAAGGCTTAGGACAGTGTGTCTTAGGACTTTCTGATTGATGCTCTTCATCTGTTTAATTTTCCGGAAAAATTGATTAGGTGGATCCAGGAATGTATTTCATCTCCGTCTTATTCAGTTATCTCTAATGGATAGATGCATGGATTTTTTAAGGGTGAGAAACGCCTCTGTCAAGGTGATCCATTGTCCCCGTATTTATTTACGTTGGTTATGCGTGTGCTTTCTTTGATGATTAAGAGAAGAATAGAAGAGGAGGGAAATTTCAGATTTCATCCGAAATGTGCTAAGCAGGGTATTACTCATCTTTCTTTTGTAGATGACTTATTTCTTTTTAGTGATGCGGATCCTTATTCTGTTCAGATTTTGAAGGATGCTTTAGATGAATTTGGGAGGTGCTCAGGTTTGTGGCTGAATAGAGATAAAAGTACTCTTTATTTCGGCAATGTTGCTCCTGAAAATAGATCTTTGATTCAGAGTATTCTTGAGTTTAATGTGGCATTCCTTCCGGTTCGTTATTTGGGGGTGCCTTTGATCTCCACTAGACTTTGGGTTAATGATTGTATGCCGTTAATTCAAAAAGTGCGTGATAAAATAGAATCGTAGGAGAATAAATGGCTTAATTATGCGGGGAGGGTGCAGCTTGCTACGTCAGTGCTTCTGTCTCTTCAGGTTTTATTGGGGTTCTATTTTCTTGCTTCCAATTTCAGTAACAAAGCATGTAGAAAAATTGATTGGTAGTTTTATTTGGGGAGGTCGAGATGTAGCGAAGGGAAAAGCCAAAGTGGCCTGGAAAGATGTCTGTTTGCCGAAGCATGAAGGAGGGCTTGTCCTTAAGTCTTTGAGATGCTGGAATAAAGCGTTAATGTCCTATCACATATGGAACATTGTTTCGAATAATTCCTCTTTATGGGTTAAATGGGTTCATGAGTATCGTATTAAGGGGAGAAGCTTTTGGGATATCAAAAAAGCCTGGGATTCTTCTTGGTGTTGGAGGAATATTTTGGAGGTTCAAAAAGACTTGGGACCTTTCATCTGAGTATAAGTTGGCAATGGTCTGAATATGAGTTTTTGGTTTGACTCTTGGGCGTCGAATCAGCCATTTTCGAACTTCTGTACTCATAGAGATATCACTGAGATGTGGTCTAATAAATTAGCAAAAGTTGCTAAGTTTGTTGTTGACGGGTTATGGGAATGGCCTCCTGGAATTTTGCAGAATATTCATCATCTGCAGGAGGTTCTTCCCAGGTTGTCGGATGATCATGACAGAGTTATATGGATTTCAAGGCAGGGGAGGCAGAAGGATTTTTCGGTGAACCAAGTATGGGATGATTTGAGGCCGGGAGCTTCTATTGTTGAGTGAGGGCGATTTGGTCTGGTATTCTAAAAGGATTCCTACGCAATGTTTTTGTTTATGGCTGGCTATTCGAATTCGTTTACTCACGCATGACCGATTAAAAAGCTGGCAAATTCATGATCGAGTAGTGTGCAGCTTTTGTGAAAAGGTCCCGGATTCGCTGTCTCACTTGTTGTTCGAGTGTGGTTTTTGCCCTCAAATTTTGCTTGATATTCAGAGGCGGGGTTATCATTTACTTATTCAGGGGAGACGGGAGAGTTTTATTCATAACTCTCCTATTAATTGGAGACGTAAATCGCTTCATGTTTTAATAAACAAGATAGTATTAGCAGCAGTGGTGTTTCATATATGGCAGGAACGAAACCGTCGTTCGTTTCAGCAGAAAAGAAAGTGTTAGAGGATAAGGCCCTTCGGCCCAATATGCCAAGGCCTAAGAAGTCCAGCTCACCATTTAAACTCCAACGTTACCATTGTAACGGTCCAAGGCGGGAATCACGCCCCATTAAAACGCCATTACCCTCCTCCCGCTTCGGGCGGGACTGTTACAATCTCAACACTCTCCTCCCCCTATAAATATCGGTAAAAACATGGGTAAACTCAATTATTCATTTACACACATACATACTTTTACGCTTGCAGTTCTCTAAATACACCTTTGAGCCACTAacttattctcacgccggaggtgaatcggggggacaatccctcgcattcttctctATTTTCAGGCCACTCACGAGGCTTCGGTACCGGAAGAATCTTGGCTCTAACATTGGCGCCATCTGTGGGAACTGCAAGTAGATTTCTTTACTAACAAACACCATGACAAACCCCACTGATCAAACAACCGGAAACACCTCCAACCCCAACACTAATTTGGATTTTGGCGGTAGTCCAGAAGGGCTGTTTCCCACCCCAGAAGAACAGCAGCAGATGTTGCTGAAATGGCAAGAAGAGCAAGCCGCCAAGGCCCAGTCCTCCAAGGTGAAGGAACAGGACGCTGCCCGATTGGCCAAAAAGAGGGAGGCTAATGAACTAAGGTTGAAAGCCCTCCAGTTGCAAAGGGAAGAAATTGAACTCCAGGAGAGGGCCCATCGAGAGGCCCTGGAGGCTGATGGAGAAAAGGGGCCTGAAGGGGAAGGGCATAAGAAGAGGAATCGGGATGGCCAAGATGGGTCTTCGGACTATGAGTCGCACTCCCGAGGACCTCGGCACAGGCATGTTACACCTTCGAATTCCGAAGGAGAGGATGGTCCCCACACGAAGGACCGTCTTCGCGGAATAGAGAAAGCCATGTTTGGTGATAAGACACTGACCCATGAGCCAGTCATAGTCGAGGAAATTGAGCAGTATCAGCCACCCCCGGGAAGGCAATTCCCGAAGATGAATGAATTTAATGGGAAGCGGAACCCGATCGACCATTGTGACAAATACGAGTCCTTCATGACTGGCATGGGCCACTGTGAAATCATGCTTTGCAAGATGTTCAAAACATATCTCAAGGGATCAGCGACGATGTGGTACCGATCCCTACGTCCGCGGTCGGTCAGTTCCCACGACCAATTGAAGCGGAAGTTCTTGAGGCACTACTCTCACTTGTGCCGAAGAGAGAAGGATACTGAGGCCCTCATCCACTGTAGACAGAGGCCGAACGAAGAGCTAGGAGATTACTTGGCCAGGTTCAAGGAAGAAGCCGGGATGGTGACCAACCTGGACAAGGTCAAGGCCGCTGGATTCCTCACAGCCGGTATAGACCCTGTGAAAGGCAAGAAGCTCCGATCCTCCTTGTACGATATACCCCCCAAGTCCTTGAACGATATATACTTGCGGGGGGAAATCATCAGAAGGAAGATGGACTCGATCGGAGGTCACAAGAATGATAGAAAGGACGACCGATATGGTTCCCGATCGGACAACAAGAGTAGGAGAAGCGATGGATACAGGGGACGAAGAGATGAAAGGGACGAGAAGCCGGATAGGGGAACCGAACGAAGGAGAGATAGAGACAGTACCGTGTTTACCCCCCTGAACACGTCTGTTTCCAAAATTCTCAATGAAATCAAGGGGAAACCAGGATTCGTTCGGCCACCAAAGATGATGATTAATCCCGACTATAAGAAAAATGTTGACAAGTA of the Daucus carota subsp. sativus chromosome 4, DH1 v3.0, whole genome shotgun sequence genome contains:
- the LOC108203476 gene encoding uncharacterized protein LOC108203476, translated to MHGFFKGEKRLCQGDPLSPYLFTLVMRVLSLMIKRRIEEEGNFRFHPKCAKQGITHLSFVDDLFLFSDADPYSVQILKDALDEFGRCSGLWLNRDKSTLYFGNVAPENRSLIQSILEFNVAFLPVRYLGVPLISTRLWVNDLTKHVEKLIGSFIWGGRDVAKGKAKVAWKDVCLPKHEGGLVLKSLRCWNKALMSYHIWNIVSNNSSLWVKWVHEYRIKGRSFWDIKKAWDSSWCWRNILEPFSNFCTHRDITEMWSNKLAKVAKFVVDGLWEWPPGILQNIHHLQEVLPRLSDDHDRVIWISRQGRQKDFSVNQVWDDLRPGASIVE